AGAACAAGCAAGAGGAGGAGTACTTCAGCCGCATGGTGGAGATGGGCAAGCTGGAGCTCAAGACCGAGGCCCGTGACCGCCGCGAGTTCGCTCTGAACAACTGCGTGAAGAAGATCAAGAACAAGTCGGGCATCGTGGAGACCCGCCTGATGACCTGCGAGTCCTGCGGCGAGGAAATGTGCTGCGGTCAGTTCCAGACTCTCTTGGGGCTGCTCCCAaactccctccctccctctttctgGGCAATGATTACATCTGCATCCCCTCTCTGTTTCCAGGCAAGTCCTGTGGCGACTTCAACTACGATCTGTACATCAGAGTGGAGGCCAGGGTCGTGAAGCCGAAGCCCGTGCCCATGACCACGAACAAGACCAAATTGAATGGCCGCAAGAAGTCCTCGGTGGCTGGCACCAAAATCAAGGTCAAGAAGTCCTCCACCAACAAAGGAGCTTGAGGAAAACGATAGATCAATTTAGCTGAGTATTCTTTTCGCATTCACTTGCCCCTTGTAACCATTAAAAAGTCCTCAAATCTTGTACAAGTCTCTTCTTAGCCATGTTTCTATGGCCATCAGTAGGTATATCTCTGAAAGTATGTTAACCCAAGCCAATTACCATAAACCCTACGCTCGGACAGGTCTCCGAAAATGTGCCGCGCAAGAGAGTAGAAATTTTTGAAGATATTTTCCCCAACAAGCAGCGGCGACACTCGACTCGAGTGGCTCTGGCCCAGACCGACAACGACCAGAAATggctaaaatatttaaattgccgccgagcagcagaggcagcggcagaggcagcggcagaggcagcggcagcggcagcacaggCAAATGGCCATTAAGACAAAGTAAACAGGCTAACAGGGGTTCTGTGTTCGTCCGGTGGTCCCCCACTTGGACTGGCCAGGTCGATGCGTTGGCGACATCGCTCCAGTGGCAgtcaggaggcaggaggcaggcagccagcccaCGAATCGCTCCGGGACTTGTGCAACAATTTGTGCAAGTCGAGAATTCAATGGAGTGGCTCCAAGTGGCTCCGAGTGGCCGCCTGGCGTCTGTGGCGTCCGTGCACAACTTTTGATTACTAATGAGCCGAATCGCTGTAGAGCGGCTGTCAGTCGCGGTGTAGAGCTCTGATTTATGCGGTTTATTTATGGAAATATCTATTCGCGtagaaattgaaaatttactTTGAATATCAAGTTTACGAGcatatggatggatggagcaTATGGCAAGACGCAGCCGTAGAGCGAAATTTCGATTGGAATCTCAATTTGATTTTAGATTTTTCGTGcaacaaaatatgcaaacaacTGAAGTTGTTTCAAGTTCTTTCCTTAGTAGAAAGTAGAAGACACTCGAAGCGAATCCATAAGAAAGGATCCGATTCGATTGCTAGGATTCCCAGGAGCATATGCAAAGATTCCACTGGATGGAACTCTGGACCTACGTGTATTTATTACCAAAGTCGTGGAATAATTTACAATAATGTACGATAATTCAGTCATCAAGCAATGAGTGTTCTACAAGCCAGTCCACAATGTTTTGAATGTTGCTGCTTTCTGAAGATGGTGGGAGAGAATATACTCCTAACAGGCAGTGCGATATATCTCATTggatgaaatgaaatttatcCTCAGATCAATAAAGAAGGTTCCCCTTTCCCTCGAATCGCATTATATGAACGATATGCACCTTTTAAAGCTATTATGAATATCACATAGTCATATCGTTTGTGTGTAGTTATGTTTAGATTATGATATTCCATTGCATTCGGTTTGGCTAGGCTAAATTGTGTTGAGTTAAGCAATGTTGGCCGACATCAGCAGATGTTAGCCTTGTTCTTAATAGACAAGCGATGTTTTTGCATAGATTTTCCACAGCAGAGGCGCAATTAAAGTGCCGTCCACTCACGTAGACGTGTGTAGACGTGGGGGTCCACACTGAGATATGATATCGGGTTTCGGACCTGACCGCAGCAGTGACGTTGCTAACCTTGGTAGCCGGTGGAACCTCAggaatgcagcagcagcaccagcagcagcagcagcagctgcaggttCGTTGCCCAAGTCTTTTGATTCTAAGCGAGGCTATGAGGCGAGGCTCTGAGGCTGTGAGGCTGTGATTCGGGGCGTGGCTATGCCAGCCATCACGTAGCCAAAGAAACCTATCCACACAAATTGATAGAAACAGTAGGCAGGCGGTAGGCGcaactttctttcttttttccacTCTCACTTGGACGGGGGCTTATCTGGAGTGTGTTTATCTTGCATCTGCTTAAATATTGAGATGCGACATCGACCATGATTTCGTAAGATTTGAATGCGTTCGTTTCGTCTTTCGTCTGTCCGGGTATCATTTCATTTAGTTTCCATTCAGCTCTGTTTATGTTGGAAATTTCTTTTGGAAGACGCGTGTGCCTACGTAATCGTTGTGGCACGTCTCTGCCCCTCCCCGGcccgccccgcccctcccTTTCCCGCCAGGTGAAAGACCCTACAGATCCGAAAGTCGCTTGGGGGCAGACAGTGCTGACATATTGGTTGTGGATCGTGGCTCCGCGCGGGTTCAATGGTAgctggcgctggcactggtagctggcactggcactgccataGAATTCCAGTTGAATGGTGTGACACTCTCGATTCCACAATTAAATTGGTAAAAGTCAACAATCTGGGCAGATCTGAGAGCGGAGACGGAGATCGGAGACCGGAGTGAGTGGCAGATCTGAGGCCAACAATAGATGGAAAACAAAGCGGGGAAGGAAGCGGGGACTGTTTTCGAGGGGAGTCattattttgatattttttcatATTGAAAAGATCTGCAAACGTTTCTTGGGAGGGGTTTCCAAAAGAGCTACAGAAGCATGTCTCTCCGTGTCCCTCACTATTGCCCTCTCTGTTTACCATTTACaatatctttctctctctctctctctccctctctggtaATCCCCCAATTACTTTATTATCAACAATGCCCCATCGATTCATCCTCCATGGCCCATCCATCTATGGCGCATCCTCCCTTTTGGTGAATTGGTTTCGATCTTTTGGCGAAACTTTCGCCGaatggcagagcagagacGAGCAGTCAACGACCATTTTCCTGCCACTCGAGATACATGCAAATAATCGGGTAAACAGCTTTTgccagcagagcagagcagcatgTCCAACACCAGTTAAAGCTACATCTGtaagatggagatggagatggagatggagctgaagATGGGCTGAAGATGGAGCTACAGATGGGGGAGAGGGAAGgaagagccaaagccagagccaaagccagagctaGTACTATTATCAAATGCTCATCATTAACattggctgcctgctgctgtggcggctgCAATCTCGACGTGACGATCAAATTGCAGCACATGTGAGTACACGTGTGCCGTGTGCCGTGTGTTCGAGTGTGCTGTGTGGGGCTGTTGttgtgaaaatgaaattaaactaAATACCAAAGACAATGGAGCGGAGaggagatacagatacacgtaCACATGTACGTCTTGTTTGTACTTGTAGTCGTATAGTCGTATCTTCGCGCTAAATTGCCGCCAGATACATTTTCAAATGAGTCTTAGACACAGCACAAAACACAATAACATTGTTGATATCCCCTGGATCCCCTGCCACCAACATCCAACATCCGAAGGGGTTTACCATGCAAATTGAGGGACgatgcctgccgctgctgctggtgctgcttctgctgctcgttCACTCAAATTGGCAGTGAAAGTAAAAGTTTAAGCtatttctctccctctccctctctgtgtctgtctctgtctctgtctgtatcTCTGGGCTGTCGAACCTTAGCAAAGTCGAACGCACAAGTAATGCTGACGACTGACGACTGACTGACAGATGGACTGACAGACATCTCGACCGAGATCCGAGATCCGAGATCTCCGACATCCGACATGCCATATGCATGCCATAAAAAGATAAACCCCATAGCGGGAAGAGAGCCACATATTTGTGCCCTGAACCGAGGGTCTCGTAAGCCATGGCCTGGCCTCAGGTTCGTTCAATTGATTTTCCTTGCCATACCACACTTTTCCCCAATGGGAAAAAAGCCGCTGATGGGCGGCAGATCTCCACAGTGCTGTTCCATTAACCCACTGTCGCTTCTCTCGAAGAACTGCTGCCCATCGGACACACCcagccactcccactctccccccccccgctCTCTCCCAGGCACAGTTGGTCGTGACGagccatgggcatgggcatcggcatcggcatcggcatctcCTGTTTATAGAAGCAGCTCTACCCATCATAAATTAGGTGTAGATGGCATCTAAAAGCAtcgccgactgccgactgacGCTGCACGAACGTTTCTCTGGGAGCGTTAATGGCAGTGTCTTCTGACTCGGGATCGCCTCTATGAACAGGAGCTGCGGATTCCGTTTGGATTGGTTGGGGGGCAGTGGGAGTGCCCCAAGAAATGGTGAACACAGTGGAAAATTCTTGGGATaatcttctgttctgttctgttctgttcttcaCAATAAAAGAACATGGACATTCTTTCTAAGGAATTTCAAGCCCAAGGGAAACTCATTAACGGCAAAGATGTTATATATTAAGTTATATATTCAATATTATGTATGTTGCATTAAAATACGAGATTCCATTACAATCATTCCATCAATTCATCAAGAAATGCATACttttctgttgtctgttggCTGTATCCGTTTCCTGAATAGGCATGGAGATATTAAAGATATTTCAAGCACCAAAATTAAGTTGGGTATTTCCAAAAATCTTCAGTTACTTCCCATCAGAGAGTTGATTGACTCAGTGGCACTTGTCAGTGGGGGGGATACTCGTGGTACTCGTGTATCGGTAGCCGAAACCCAAAGCTCATTTGTCCGCCCCCACACCAATCATTCATTCCATCCACATGGAAGATACgcagagatacaaagatacaccTGGTAGAATCGAGTGAGATACGGACATGGAGAAGTTGAAGAAATATCAAAGTAAAAACAAATTGCTGAGCGACTGCGTCAGGCGCAAGGAATGCGACCTTgagctgtcgtcg
The sequence above is a segment of the Drosophila pseudoobscura strain MV-25-SWS-2005 chromosome X, UCI_Dpse_MV25, whole genome shotgun sequence genome. Coding sequences within it:
- the LOC4812850 gene encoding uncharacterized protein, with the translated sequence MSKLDDLLAKKKTVVPVLDLSRSNIQTSEEFKRLFEKVPDYKMRPVKVRAEEIKLRDKDYAFKMPKKEMRKLLKSNGEREPLYSYADPVPTEMKDVVLMELCAVPIDWKMLTTLRPKNKQEEEYFSRMVEMGKLELKTEARDRREFALNNCVKKIKNKSGIVETRLMTCESCGEEMCCGKSCGDFNYDLYIRVEARVVKPKPVPMTTNKTKLNGRKKSSVAGTKIKVKKSSTNKGA